A part of Paroedura picta isolate Pp20150507F chromosome 7, Ppicta_v3.0, whole genome shotgun sequence genomic DNA contains:
- the LOC143841805 gene encoding ATP synthase F(1) complex subunit epsilon, mitochondrial-like, translating to MVAYWRQAGLSYIRYSQICAKAVRDALKPQYRAEAEKVAGANVKIVKPKKE from the coding sequence ATGGTGGCCTATTGGAGGCAGGCGGGGCTCAGCTACATCCGATATTCTCAGATCTGCGCCAAAGCAGTCAGAGACGCGCTAAAGCCGCAATATAGAGCAGAGGCAGAGAAGGTAGCAGGAGCCAACGTCAAAATAGTGAAGCCCAAAAAAGAATGA